From the genome of Monomorium pharaonis isolate MP-MQ-018 chromosome 2, ASM1337386v2, whole genome shotgun sequence, one region includes:
- the LOC105838196 gene encoding potassium voltage-gated channel protein Shaw isoform X2 translates to MNLINMDAENRVVLNVGGIRHETYKATLKKIPATRLSRLTEALANYDPILNEYFFDRHPGVFAQVLNYYRTGKLHYPTDVCGPLFEEELDFWGLDSNQVEPCCWMTYTQHRDTQETLTVLDRLDLDTEKPTEEELARKFGFEEAYYEGTLTRWQKLKPQMWSLFDEPYSSVAAKIISIISVFFICVSILSFCLKTHPDMRVPMIVNRSVKIDNVTSWVVDKTRTNAHDVFFYIECVCNAWFTLEFLIRITASPNRCDFIKSSVNLIDMVATLSFYVDLALQRFAAHLENADILEFLSIIRIMRLFKLTRHSSGLKILIQTFRASAKELTLLVFFLVLGIVIFASLVYYAERTQYNPKNDFKSIPLGLWWALVTMTTVGYGDMVPKTYIGMFVGALCALAGVLTIALPVPVIVSNFAMYYSHTQARAKLPKKRRRVLPVEQPRVRAPGAPPGVAGGPGTVGPPGCGQQMSHLQSSGGAVTTGPHGLGMGQTPGVGCTGGGQGPQNRRMNAIKTNHPKDPFATKTVGCRGRPEEL, encoded by the exons ATGAACTTGATAAACATGGACGCGGAGAACCGCGTGGTTCTGAATGTGGGCGGAATCCGGCACGAGACGTACAAGGCGACCCTGAAGAAGATCCCGGCGACGAGGCTCTCGAGGCTGACCGAGGCCCTCGCGAACTACGACCCGATCCTCAATGAGTACTTCTTCGACAGGCACCCGGGTGTCTTCGCCCAGGTACTCAACTACTATCGCACCGGGAAGCTGCACTACCCCACGGACGTATGCGGCCCGCTATTCGAGGAAGAGCTCGATTTCTGGGGGCTCGACTCGAATCAGGTCGAGCCCTGCTGTTGGATGACCTACACGCAG CACCGGGATACGCAGGAAACGCTGACGGTCCTCGACAGGCTGGACCTCGACACCGAGAAGCCCACCGAGGAGGAACTGGCTAGGAAATTTGGTTTCGAGGAGGCGTACTACGAGGGAACTCTCACGCGGTGGCAGAAGCTCAAGCCCCAGATGTGGTCACTTTTCGATGAACCCTACTCCTCCGTCGCGGCTAAG ATAATCAGTATAATCTCCGTTTTCTTCATCTGCGTTTCGATACTTTCGTTTTGCTTAAAAACCCATCCGGACATGCGAGTACCGATGATCGTGAATCGTTCGGTAAAGATTGACAACGTGACGTCTTGGGTGGTGGACAAGACTCGCACCAATGCCCACGATGTCTTCTTCTACATCGAATGCGTCTGCAACGCCTGGTTCACCCTTGAGTTCTTGATACGTATCACCGCGAGCCCGAACCGTTGCGACTTCATCAAGAGCTCGGTAAATCTGATCGACATGGTCGCGACCCTGAGTTTCTACGTCGACCTGGCGCTGCAGCGGTTCGCGGCCCACTTGGAGAACGCCGATATCCTCGAGTTCTTGAGCATCATACGGATAATGAGGCTGTTCAAGCTGACGCGCCACTCCTCGGGCCTGAAAATCCTGATACAGACCTTTCGGGCCTCGGCGAAGGAGCTTACGTTGCTGGTGTTCTTCCTCGTCCTCGGCATTGTCATCTTCGCAAGCCTCGTGTACTACGCGGAGCGCACTCAGTACAATCCGAAGAACGACTTCAAGAGCATACCCCTTGGTCTGTGGTGGGCCCTGGTGACGATGACGACCGTCGGTTATGGGGACATGGTGCCGAAAACGTATATCGGGATGTTCGTCGGCGCTCTCTGCGCATTGGCCGGTGTCCTCACGATCGCCCTGCCCGTGCCCGTGATCGTTAGCAACTTTGCGATGTATTACAGTCACACGCAGGCGCGAGCCAAGCTACCGAAGAAGAGACGCCGTGTATTGCCGGTCGAACAGCCACGTGTGAGGGCACCCGGCGCGCCGCCCGGCGTGGCCGGCGGGCCCGGGACCGTCGGGCCCCCAGGCTGCGGCCAGCAAATGTCACACTTGCAGTCCAGCGGGGGCGCGGTTACCACTGGGCCCCACGGCCTCGGCATGGGCCAAACGCCCGGCGTCGGATGCACTGGCGGCGGCCAAGGACCGCAGAACCGGAGAATGAACGCCATTAAGACGAATCATCCGAAGGATCCATTCGCCACGAAAACAG TGGGTTGCAGAGGAAGACCGGAGGAATTGTAA
- the LOC105838196 gene encoding potassium voltage-gated channel protein Shaw isoform X1, with product MNLINMDAENRVVLNVGGIRHETYKATLKKIPATRLSRLTEALANYDPILNEYFFDRHPGVFAQVLNYYRTGKLHYPTDVCGPLFEEELDFWGLDSNQVEPCCWMTYTQHRDTQETLTVLDRLDLDTEKPTEEELARKFGFEEAYYEGTLTRWQKLKPQMWSLFDEPYSSVAAKIISIISVFFICVSILSFCLKTHPDMRVPMIVNRSVKIDNVTSWVVDKTRTNAHDVFFYIECVCNAWFTLEFLIRITASPNRCDFIKSSVNLIDMVATLSFYVDLALQRFAAHLENADILEFLSIIRIMRLFKLTRHSSGLKILIQTFRASAKELTLLVFFLVLGIVIFASLVYYAERTQYNPKNDFKSIPLGLWWALVTMTTVGYGDMVPKTYIGMFVGALCALAGVLTIALPVPVIVSNFAMYYSHTQARAKLPKKRRRVLPVEQPRVRAPGAPPGVAGGPGTVGPPGCGQQMSHLQSSGGAVTTGPHGLGMGQTPGVGCTGGGQGPQNRRMNAIKTNHPKDPFATKTEEDRRNCNLRTNGTKRAGGLD from the exons ATGAACTTGATAAACATGGACGCGGAGAACCGCGTGGTTCTGAATGTGGGCGGAATCCGGCACGAGACGTACAAGGCGACCCTGAAGAAGATCCCGGCGACGAGGCTCTCGAGGCTGACCGAGGCCCTCGCGAACTACGACCCGATCCTCAATGAGTACTTCTTCGACAGGCACCCGGGTGTCTTCGCCCAGGTACTCAACTACTATCGCACCGGGAAGCTGCACTACCCCACGGACGTATGCGGCCCGCTATTCGAGGAAGAGCTCGATTTCTGGGGGCTCGACTCGAATCAGGTCGAGCCCTGCTGTTGGATGACCTACACGCAG CACCGGGATACGCAGGAAACGCTGACGGTCCTCGACAGGCTGGACCTCGACACCGAGAAGCCCACCGAGGAGGAACTGGCTAGGAAATTTGGTTTCGAGGAGGCGTACTACGAGGGAACTCTCACGCGGTGGCAGAAGCTCAAGCCCCAGATGTGGTCACTTTTCGATGAACCCTACTCCTCCGTCGCGGCTAAG ATAATCAGTATAATCTCCGTTTTCTTCATCTGCGTTTCGATACTTTCGTTTTGCTTAAAAACCCATCCGGACATGCGAGTACCGATGATCGTGAATCGTTCGGTAAAGATTGACAACGTGACGTCTTGGGTGGTGGACAAGACTCGCACCAATGCCCACGATGTCTTCTTCTACATCGAATGCGTCTGCAACGCCTGGTTCACCCTTGAGTTCTTGATACGTATCACCGCGAGCCCGAACCGTTGCGACTTCATCAAGAGCTCGGTAAATCTGATCGACATGGTCGCGACCCTGAGTTTCTACGTCGACCTGGCGCTGCAGCGGTTCGCGGCCCACTTGGAGAACGCCGATATCCTCGAGTTCTTGAGCATCATACGGATAATGAGGCTGTTCAAGCTGACGCGCCACTCCTCGGGCCTGAAAATCCTGATACAGACCTTTCGGGCCTCGGCGAAGGAGCTTACGTTGCTGGTGTTCTTCCTCGTCCTCGGCATTGTCATCTTCGCAAGCCTCGTGTACTACGCGGAGCGCACTCAGTACAATCCGAAGAACGACTTCAAGAGCATACCCCTTGGTCTGTGGTGGGCCCTGGTGACGATGACGACCGTCGGTTATGGGGACATGGTGCCGAAAACGTATATCGGGATGTTCGTCGGCGCTCTCTGCGCATTGGCCGGTGTCCTCACGATCGCCCTGCCCGTGCCCGTGATCGTTAGCAACTTTGCGATGTATTACAGTCACACGCAGGCGCGAGCCAAGCTACCGAAGAAGAGACGCCGTGTATTGCCGGTCGAACAGCCACGTGTGAGGGCACCCGGCGCGCCGCCCGGCGTGGCCGGCGGGCCCGGGACCGTCGGGCCCCCAGGCTGCGGCCAGCAAATGTCACACTTGCAGTCCAGCGGGGGCGCGGTTACCACTGGGCCCCACGGCCTCGGCATGGGCCAAACGCCCGGCGTCGGATGCACTGGCGGCGGCCAAGGACCGCAGAACCGGAGAATGAACGCCATTAAGACGAATCATCCGAAGGATCCATTCGCCACGAAAACAG AGGAAGACCGGAGGAATTGTAACCTACGAACCAACGGGACCAAGAGAGCCGGAGGTTTGGATTAA
- the LOC105838196 gene encoding potassium voltage-gated channel protein Shaw isoform X4, whose product MLFTRALSVPKAKHERKHIRERVSQHRDTQETLTVLDRLDLDTEKPTEEELARKFGFEEAYYEGTLTRWQKLKPQMWSLFDEPYSSVAAKIISIISVFFICVSILSFCLKTHPDMRVPMIVNRSVKIDNVTSWVVDKTRTNAHDVFFYIECVCNAWFTLEFLIRITASPNRCDFIKSSVNLIDMVATLSFYVDLALQRFAAHLENADILEFLSIIRIMRLFKLTRHSSGLKILIQTFRASAKELTLLVFFLVLGIVIFASLVYYAERTQYNPKNDFKSIPLGLWWALVTMTTVGYGDMVPKTYIGMFVGALCALAGVLTIALPVPVIVSNFAMYYSHTQARAKLPKKRRRVLPVEQPRVRAPGAPPGVAGGPGTVGPPGCGQQMSHLQSSGGAVTTGPHGLGMGQTPGVGCTGGGQGPQNRRMNAIKTNHPKDPFATKTEEDRRNCNLRTNGTKRAGGLD is encoded by the exons ATGCTTTTCACGCGCGCTTTATCTGTACCAAAGGCAAAGCACGAAAGAAAGCACATCCGAGAAAGAGTTTCGCAG CACCGGGATACGCAGGAAACGCTGACGGTCCTCGACAGGCTGGACCTCGACACCGAGAAGCCCACCGAGGAGGAACTGGCTAGGAAATTTGGTTTCGAGGAGGCGTACTACGAGGGAACTCTCACGCGGTGGCAGAAGCTCAAGCCCCAGATGTGGTCACTTTTCGATGAACCCTACTCCTCCGTCGCGGCTAAG ATAATCAGTATAATCTCCGTTTTCTTCATCTGCGTTTCGATACTTTCGTTTTGCTTAAAAACCCATCCGGACATGCGAGTACCGATGATCGTGAATCGTTCGGTAAAGATTGACAACGTGACGTCTTGGGTGGTGGACAAGACTCGCACCAATGCCCACGATGTCTTCTTCTACATCGAATGCGTCTGCAACGCCTGGTTCACCCTTGAGTTCTTGATACGTATCACCGCGAGCCCGAACCGTTGCGACTTCATCAAGAGCTCGGTAAATCTGATCGACATGGTCGCGACCCTGAGTTTCTACGTCGACCTGGCGCTGCAGCGGTTCGCGGCCCACTTGGAGAACGCCGATATCCTCGAGTTCTTGAGCATCATACGGATAATGAGGCTGTTCAAGCTGACGCGCCACTCCTCGGGCCTGAAAATCCTGATACAGACCTTTCGGGCCTCGGCGAAGGAGCTTACGTTGCTGGTGTTCTTCCTCGTCCTCGGCATTGTCATCTTCGCAAGCCTCGTGTACTACGCGGAGCGCACTCAGTACAATCCGAAGAACGACTTCAAGAGCATACCCCTTGGTCTGTGGTGGGCCCTGGTGACGATGACGACCGTCGGTTATGGGGACATGGTGCCGAAAACGTATATCGGGATGTTCGTCGGCGCTCTCTGCGCATTGGCCGGTGTCCTCACGATCGCCCTGCCCGTGCCCGTGATCGTTAGCAACTTTGCGATGTATTACAGTCACACGCAGGCGCGAGCCAAGCTACCGAAGAAGAGACGCCGTGTATTGCCGGTCGAACAGCCACGTGTGAGGGCACCCGGCGCGCCGCCCGGCGTGGCCGGCGGGCCCGGGACCGTCGGGCCCCCAGGCTGCGGCCAGCAAATGTCACACTTGCAGTCCAGCGGGGGCGCGGTTACCACTGGGCCCCACGGCCTCGGCATGGGCCAAACGCCCGGCGTCGGATGCACTGGCGGCGGCCAAGGACCGCAGAACCGGAGAATGAACGCCATTAAGACGAATCATCCGAAGGATCCATTCGCCACGAAAACAG AGGAAGACCGGAGGAATTGTAACCTACGAACCAACGGGACCAAGAGAGCCGGAGGTTTGGATTAA
- the LOC105838196 gene encoding potassium voltage-gated channel protein Shaw isoform X3: protein MNLINMDAENRVVLNVGGIRHETYKATLKKIPATRLSRLTEALANYDPILNEYFFDRHPGVFAQVLNYYRTGKLHYPTDVCGPLFEEELDFWGLDSNQVEPCCWMTYTQHRDTQETLTVLDRLDLDTEKPTEEELARKFGFEEAYYEGTLTRWQKLKPQMWSLFDEPYSSVAAKIISIISVFFICVSILSFCLKTHPDMRVPMIVNRSVKIDNVTSWVVDKTRTNAHDVFFYIECVCNAWFTLEFLIRITASPNRCDFIKSSVNLIDMVATLSFYVDLALQRFAAHLENADILEFLSIIRIMRLFKLTRHSSGLKILIQTFRASAKELTLLVFFLVLGIVIFASLVYYAERTQYNPKNDFKSIPLGLWWALVTMTTVGYGDMVPKTYIGMFVGALCALAGVLTIALPVPVIVSNFAMYYSHTQARAKLPKKRRRVLPVEQPRVRAPGAPPGVAGGPGTVGPPGCGQQMSHLQSSGGAVTTGPHGLGMGQTPGVGCTGGGQGPQNRRMNAIKTNHPKDPFATKTGRYV from the exons ATGAACTTGATAAACATGGACGCGGAGAACCGCGTGGTTCTGAATGTGGGCGGAATCCGGCACGAGACGTACAAGGCGACCCTGAAGAAGATCCCGGCGACGAGGCTCTCGAGGCTGACCGAGGCCCTCGCGAACTACGACCCGATCCTCAATGAGTACTTCTTCGACAGGCACCCGGGTGTCTTCGCCCAGGTACTCAACTACTATCGCACCGGGAAGCTGCACTACCCCACGGACGTATGCGGCCCGCTATTCGAGGAAGAGCTCGATTTCTGGGGGCTCGACTCGAATCAGGTCGAGCCCTGCTGTTGGATGACCTACACGCAG CACCGGGATACGCAGGAAACGCTGACGGTCCTCGACAGGCTGGACCTCGACACCGAGAAGCCCACCGAGGAGGAACTGGCTAGGAAATTTGGTTTCGAGGAGGCGTACTACGAGGGAACTCTCACGCGGTGGCAGAAGCTCAAGCCCCAGATGTGGTCACTTTTCGATGAACCCTACTCCTCCGTCGCGGCTAAG ATAATCAGTATAATCTCCGTTTTCTTCATCTGCGTTTCGATACTTTCGTTTTGCTTAAAAACCCATCCGGACATGCGAGTACCGATGATCGTGAATCGTTCGGTAAAGATTGACAACGTGACGTCTTGGGTGGTGGACAAGACTCGCACCAATGCCCACGATGTCTTCTTCTACATCGAATGCGTCTGCAACGCCTGGTTCACCCTTGAGTTCTTGATACGTATCACCGCGAGCCCGAACCGTTGCGACTTCATCAAGAGCTCGGTAAATCTGATCGACATGGTCGCGACCCTGAGTTTCTACGTCGACCTGGCGCTGCAGCGGTTCGCGGCCCACTTGGAGAACGCCGATATCCTCGAGTTCTTGAGCATCATACGGATAATGAGGCTGTTCAAGCTGACGCGCCACTCCTCGGGCCTGAAAATCCTGATACAGACCTTTCGGGCCTCGGCGAAGGAGCTTACGTTGCTGGTGTTCTTCCTCGTCCTCGGCATTGTCATCTTCGCAAGCCTCGTGTACTACGCGGAGCGCACTCAGTACAATCCGAAGAACGACTTCAAGAGCATACCCCTTGGTCTGTGGTGGGCCCTGGTGACGATGACGACCGTCGGTTATGGGGACATGGTGCCGAAAACGTATATCGGGATGTTCGTCGGCGCTCTCTGCGCATTGGCCGGTGTCCTCACGATCGCCCTGCCCGTGCCCGTGATCGTTAGCAACTTTGCGATGTATTACAGTCACACGCAGGCGCGAGCCAAGCTACCGAAGAAGAGACGCCGTGTATTGCCGGTCGAACAGCCACGTGTGAGGGCACCCGGCGCGCCGCCCGGCGTGGCCGGCGGGCCCGGGACCGTCGGGCCCCCAGGCTGCGGCCAGCAAATGTCACACTTGCAGTCCAGCGGGGGCGCGGTTACCACTGGGCCCCACGGCCTCGGCATGGGCCAAACGCCCGGCGTCGGATGCACTGGCGGCGGCCAAGGACCGCAGAACCGGAGAATGAACGCCATTAAGACGAATCATCCGAAGGATCCATTCGCCACGAAAACAG GTAGATACGTATGA